The Deinococcus hopiensis KR-140 sequence TCGTGCGCGGTCGTGCGCCCCGGCACCGGGGAGTGCGCGTGGGCACCGTGCGCGGCACCACCGAACGCGGCGTGCTGGTGGAGCTTTCCGAGGAAGTGAAGCCCGGTGACGGCCTGGTCTTTGACCCCGCCAACTGGCGCACGCCCGAGGGCCGCGAGGAAGGGGGCTTCGTCTATCAGGTCAACCCGGTGGCGCAGCGGCAGAGGGACGGTCAGCGCTCCGCCGCCAGCGCTCCGCCCTCCACCCTCCACGAACTCCGCTTTGGGCGCGGTGCGGTGGACTCCGCGCGCGTGCGGCCCGGGGATCCCGTATGGCGCACCCAGGACCCCACCCTTGCGGTCCGCGTCAAGCCGCTGGTGGAGGCCGCCGATCCCCTCTACACCCGCCCGGTCGCTGCCCACTTCCGGGGGCACGTGGGCGAGGTGCCTGCCCTGACCCTCACCGACGAGGCGGGGCGCAGCGTGACCGTCACCCTCCCCGAGCCTCTGTCTCCGGCCCGCAACCGGGCGCTGGACGAGGCCGGACTGCGCGAGCAACTGGGCAAGCTGGGCGGCACGGGGTATCACCTGGCGGACCTGACGGTAGACCTGTCGGGTCCCGGCTTCCTCCCCGTCTCGGGGCTGAACGCCCTGCGCCGCGAGGCCGCTGAACAGTTGACGGCCCTGCGCGGACAGACCCCCGAACGCCGTATTCGGCCCCGGCTGGACGAGGTGCTGAGCGCCGCGCCACGCCCACAATCCACGGACGACGACCCGCAGCCTCGCCTTCATGTCCTCGTCCGTACGCCCGATCAACTGGACGCCGCGATTGCCGAGCGCCCCGACTCCATCACGCTCGATTATCTGGAGTTGTACGGCCTGAAACCCAGCGTGGAGCGGGTGCGGGAGGCTGGAATCCGGGTGCGCGTCGCCAGCCCCCGCATCCTCAAGCCCACCGAGCACAACCTCCAGAAGTTCCTGCTGTCGCTGAACGCCGAGCTGCTTGTGCGTTCGGGTGGACTGCTGGAGGGCTTGCAGGACGTACCGGAGCGCCCCACGCTCACCGGCGACTTCAGCCTCAACGCCGCCAACCTGCTCACCACCCGCGCCCTGCTGGAACTGGGCCTGACGCGCGTCACGCCCACCCATGACCTCAACGCCCGGCAGATCACCGAACTCGCCTCGCTGGTGGGACCGGAGGGGCTGGAGGTCATCGCCTACCAGCACCTGCCGGTGTTCCACACCGAGCACTGCGTGTTCTGCCGTTTCTTGTCCGAAGGCACCGATTACACCTCGTGCGGCCACCCCTGCGAGTCGCACCGCGTGGCCCTGCGCGACGAGCGCGGCGTCGCCCACCCTGTCATGGCGGATGTGG is a genomic window containing:
- a CDS encoding DUF3656 domain-containing U32 family peptidase gives rise to the protein MPVSPRTPTPRTRIKPEVMSPVGGLPQLRAAVEAGADAVFFGVEAFHARAKVGFTNEQLPELMRGLHERGVQGFVTFNVLVFDRELREAERQLIHLAESGVDAIIVQDLGVARLAREICPDLPIHGSTQMSITSAEGAELARRFGANRVVLGRELSLRDIGRVAAATDVELETFVHGALCVSYSGQCFSSEAWGGRSANRGQCAQACRLPYNLLVDGDERDLGDARYLLSPGDLYALHQVPDLVNMGVDCLKIEGRYKDAEFVALTTAAYRKAVDEAWAERPLSVTPQEERDLEQVYSRGLGPHFIGGTNHQTVVRGRAPRHRGVRVGTVRGTTERGVLVELSEEVKPGDGLVFDPANWRTPEGREEGGFVYQVNPVAQRQRDGQRSAASAPPSTLHELRFGRGAVDSARVRPGDPVWRTQDPTLAVRVKPLVEAADPLYTRPVAAHFRGHVGEVPALTLTDEAGRSVTVTLPEPLSPARNRALDEAGLREQLGKLGGTGYHLADLTVDLSGPGFLPVSGLNALRREAAEQLTALRGQTPERRIRPRLDEVLSAAPRPQSTDDDPQPRLHVLVRTPDQLDAAIAERPDSITLDYLELYGLKPSVERVREAGIRVRVASPRILKPTEHNLQKFLLSLNAELLVRSGGLLEGLQDVPERPTLTGDFSLNAANLLTTRALLELGLTRVTPTHDLNARQITELASLVGPEGLEVIAYQHLPVFHTEHCVFCRFLSEGTDYTSCGHPCESHRVALRDERGVAHPVMADVGCRNTVFEGRPQVAGAHLSGWLAAGLRDFRLEFVHETPEQVREVIGLHRAFLALELGAAELEARLNALSDQGTTEGSLFVPGGFDRLPALPVV